The Setaria viridis chromosome 6, Setaria_viridis_v4.0, whole genome shotgun sequence genome includes the window CAAAGACTGGTTAAAATTCTCTTGGTAGCGGCATCGGCTCTATGAGCCGAATTAGGATTAAAAACTAGAACATATATTAAGCTTACATAATTTCTATCAAAATGCACTCTCTCCAATCTCCACTAGTCACTGTTATTAGAGCCTGCCTCAAGAGTGGTTTTGAGCATTTGACTCTGTACATAGCCTAGATCTTCCCTGTAAATCGACATTGCCAAAATGGTGGTGTTTGGCATTTGCATGTTTTTTATAAGTTTTTTTTCATATGAAAAGATATGTACTGAGTTTTTCTTTCACGATCTTGCTAAATTTATTTAACCGAAAAGTGTCCGTGTTAATGGGTCTATGTGTTATGATTGCTTGTAATTATAAAGAATAAAATCTATTGATCAAAATACCTTATCTCCAAAGGAGAGGGGAATTAggataaatttccaaatagaccCTAGATGTCACCTTTAGTCCTGACACCCTCTCACAAGAACAACGATAGCTGCATTTATCACGAGTCTCAACATGTTGCAATAGACCTGATCATTTGTCGGGTCGAGTCATGTTTGGGTTGGGTTCTTTCGGATTTAGGATAAAAAAAGTTAGCCTGCGCCCAACTTGTGCTGACCATCGGGTCAGATTTTTTGCCCGCGCCCGACCCGTCACATGATCGGGTTGGTTTCAGGTTTTATGTGCAATTTTCGGGTTGGGTCGTGCTTTTTCgggttttttaaaaaattagccCGTGCCCAACCCGTGTTTTAGATCGAGTCATAAATATTAGCCCGCACCCACCCAACATATTGACTGGGTTGGCTTTTTTCAGGTGGATCGGGTCGGGTTTGTCGGTAGATCTAGTAAAAGCTCTTTCTAGACCCAATGCCAACACATTTTGTTAGATGTAACCTCGGAATGCTCCATGCAAGCTCCGAGTTTAGAGGttttattttaatttgtgtagTAGAGCATAAATAGAGCATTTACAAGATTTCCTGAAATTCACGCGAATGTTTCTCAAATCCCAGTCCGGTAGAACGTCTATTTCGTGAGTCTGGCCCTTTGTCCCAGCTCAATGAGCTTCaccaaatctaccacttggacCCACACGTCAGGTGGTCCCCACATTTCATTGACTCTAATGACATTCATAATCAAAGCAGCAATGTTTCAAGTGGCAAAacggcaaaaaaagaaaaaaataaaagaaggtcACAACACAACCGGTTTCTCTTTCCCCTTGCGCCACTtttctgtctctctctctctctcgatcttTCGGTTCAATTTCCCCTACAGCGAGCGATTCAGAACTCAGATCGCCCCATCTGAGTCCAGCGCCGTACTACCCCGCTGCCATCGGCCAGGTTTGCCTCTCATTCGTATCCCTAACCCAAACGATTGAACGGGATTTATGGTTTGTGATGAAGTGCAGAACTGATCTGAGTGCATAGTGCAAAGTACACAGTTCTTTGATCTGAGTGCGAAGTTCTTTGATTCGAGTCCAAAGTTTATGATTTGATGTTAAGATTTCTCTGTAGGCGATGAGAAAGAAGAAACAGGGCAGGACGATGCTGCCGGCGCGGCGTCCCCGTGTCTCTACACGAACGCCGCCGTCTTCGTCCGCTGCTGCGGCGGGCCCGCGCGGCGGCAGAGGCTGGCTGTCCGCCCTCCGCCGTGACCCCGCCAAGCGGCCGCGCcgggccgacgacgacggcacgcCGTTCAccgacgagctcctcctcgccatcttcgcCGGCGTCCCCGACCTCGCCGACCTCGtccgctgcgccgccacctgccgccgctggcgccgcctgGTGTCCGCCGAAGCCGCGCTCCTCTGCCGCACACCTCGGCGGCCGCCGGACAGGTTCATCGGCCCCCTCGCCCTCGGCTTCTTCCACCGCCAGGagaacgccgccgcgccgcgcttcGTCACCATGGCTTCCGCGTCGTGCCGCTTCCCCGGCCTCctccggcagccgccgccgtcgctgagCACGCTCGTCGATGACGGGCTGTTCGATGGCTCTTCCCACATCGTGGCCTCCAGGAACGGCCTTCTCGTCGTCGACCTCCGGCGCCGGAAGCATGATAGAGCAGTCAAGCTCTGTGTCTGCAACCCCATGAGCGGCGAAGTGCACGTCCTGCCGGTCCTCGGAGACAAGGAATGCATCGGGCACTATGCGTGCACGGTGCTCACTGCAGACGACTGCTACGAGAAGGCAATCCACCGACCGCGGTCCTCCTCGTACTTTCGCCTGGTCATGGTGTACACCCGGAGTGGCTTCACTGCGTTCCGGAGCTACTCGTCGGAAGGAGGCAGGTGAAGAAGCAAAGGTGACCAGCGCCAGGCTCGGCCAGAAGCAGATGGGCTTGACTCACAGTGGCATCGTGCAATATGGTGGAAGGCTGGTGCACTGGCTGGGTAAGAACGTGGTGTTCGTGCTTTCCCTCGCAACGCTGCAGGCCGTGGTGGTAAGCGTGCCTCTGTCTGGAAACGGCCATAAATTCGACATGGAAAATACCTTGTTGGGCTTGTCTTCAGAGGGGAGGCTCTGTGTCATTCAGTTCGACCACCTGTTCCTTGCAGCAGCCAATCGGAGGGTCCCCAACAACCCGAACTGACAATGGGTGGGATAGAACGATCCTTGCCTGAAGATGTGACTAATGTTAGGCTGCGGTGGTTCTGTGAGAAGAGCGGGATAGTTTTCCTCTCCGCAGTTACTGGGGACAGTGATCACTGATCACCGGAAGAGTGACATGCATGCTCTGAGCCTAAAGACGCGGATGGTTGGGAAGCTGCTGAGCCTTGGCAGGGACGGTGATCCGTGGGGGCAAGTTTGGCATCCCTTGCTGAACCAGGGGGCACGGTGGATATGTGATGATCTCTTGTGTACTCAGGCTCAGGTTTTGATGATCCACGTCATTCAGTGAGGAGCTCTTAATTCTGGCAGGGCTTTCCGTCATACCTGAATCTCTAGCTGAACCAAGAAGGATGATTGGGCCTATGTAAATCCATATGTAACATATTTGTGTTCCTGCTAGTACCTTTTACGGTTCAATGCACCTATGGGGTTGCATACTTGCATGTGTTGTTTGAGCAGCGCTGGTAGTGAGGCCTTTGCTCTCTGCATCAAACACTGGTTAAAATTCTCTTGGTAGTGGCATCGGTTCTAAGAGCCAAGCTTCTCGCAAGACCAGCAGCCATGGTTTTCATGTGTTCTCTCACCATTGCAACCTGAAATAATCGAGATGCCCTAAATAAAGATGCATATTAGGATCTAAAAACTAGAACATATGTAACACCTACAGAATATCTACCTAGGTGTACTCTCCACTAGTCATTTTGACTAATGATGGTGCTGGCCATTTACAtggttttttaatttttttcacaaGGAAATATTGTAGGAAGCTCACCCCCCCCCCATCTTGCTAAAATTTATTTAATCAAAAAGTGTCCATGTTATGGCCTATGCATTATAATTCCTTATAAAGATTAAAAAACTATAGTAGGTCAAAATACGTTCTTCCTCTCTAAAGTAAGAACATGTTGCAAAATTCCCCCTAAAAGATCTGTCTGGACCCAACGTAGAGCGTATAAGTATGGCTGTTGCTTTATATTTGCAAGATTTCAGGAATTCATGCTACGCATATGcagcaaaaaggaaaagaaaaaaaaaactcaaagcCCAGCCAAGTGGATCATCTTTATGATGAGGCTGGTCCCACAGCGCAGGGTCTACGTGTCGGTTAGGTCGTGCGATCAGCAGTACGAGAAAGAAATCAAAGCGGCGGCAGTTTCCCTTTCCCCTTTCTTCGCCTTCTCTCCCGATCTTCCCGTTCAGTTTCTACCGCGAGCGATTCAGAATCCGGATCTCCCCCTCTGAGTACAGCGCCGtagcgcccgccgccgtcggcaaGGTTTGCCTCTCCTGCGTACCCCGGACCCAAATGCACTCAGCTCCTGTTCGTGTGCACACTGCACAATAATTCACAGCTGTTTTTTTGATATGAGTGCAATGTTCTTCGATTTGAGTTCAAAGTTCATGGCTTGATGATTGCTATGTAGGGGGTCATCTGCACCGACAGGAAGATGCAGCTGGCGCGGCAACCCCGCCTgtcatcaccgccgccgccctcttgCTCCGCCGCGGGGGCCCGCGCGATGGCAGAGGTTGTCTGTCCACCCTCCTGCGCGTCCGTGCCGAGCGGCCGCACCGGTTCGACGACGAGCTGCTCCTCGCCATCTTCGCCGGTGTCCCCGACCTCGCCGACCTCGTCCGCTGCGCTGCCACCTGCAGCCGCTGGCGCCTCCTGGTGTCCTCGGAAGCCGCGCTCCTCTGCCGCACACCTCGGCGGCCGCCCGGCAGGTTCGTCGGCCCCCTCGCCTTCGGCTTCTTCCACCAAcgggaggacgccgccgcgccgcggtttgtcaccacggcctcctccagcACCCGCCACCGTCCCTCCGCACGCTCGTCGACGACGGGCTGTTGGACGGCACTTCCCGCATCGTGGCCTCCAGGAacggcctcctcgtcgtcgacctCCGGCGGCAGAGGCATGACAGGACACTCAAGCTCTGCGTCTGCAACCCCATTGCAGGTTTGGTGCACGTCCTGCCGCCTCTCGGGGGCAGGGATAGCGTCAGGCACTATGCGTGCACGGTGCTCATTGCAGATGACCGCGACCAGAAGACATTAGACCCACCAGGGGCCTCCTCTTACTTCCGCCTGCTTATCGTGTACAACCGATACGAATTCACTGCGTTCCGGAGCTACTCGTCCGAAGACGGCAGCTGGAGCGCAGAGGCAAAGGTGAGCAGCACCATGCTCGACAGGAAGCTGATGGTCCTGGCTCACAGCAGCGTCGTGCACCGTGGTGGCAGGATGGTGTACTGGTTGGCCAAGAACATACTGTCCGTGCTGGTTCTCGAAAAGCTAAAGTTGGTTGTGGCGAACGTGCCTCAGTCCAGAGACGGCCAGAAATTCACCATTGAAAACACCTTACTGGGCTTGTCGCGAGAGGGGAGGCTGTGCGCCGTCCAGTTCAGCCATCTGTCCCTTGTGCCAGGAAATCGCCTGTTGCTGGCTGGCTGTAAGTATCTTTGCAGCCTACCTCTCAATCCACCCATGTACCAGTAAGCTCTTCAATATTAATACAAGGCTCACTTATCTTTCTCACAAAGTTCCTTAATTTTTTATCTAAACGGGTTGTAAGT containing:
- the LOC117861364 gene encoding uncharacterized protein, whose protein sequence is MRKKKQGRTMLPARRPRVSTRTPPSSSAAAAGPRGGRGWLSALRRDPAKRPRRADDDGTPFTDELLLAIFAGVPDLADLVRCAATCRRWRRLVSAEAALLCRTPRRPPDRFIGPLALGFFHRQENAAAPRFVTMASASCRFPGLLRQPPPSLSTLVDDGLFDGSSHIVASRNGLLVVDLRRRKHDRAVKLCVCNPMSGEVHVLPVLGDKECIGHYACTVLTADDCYEKAIHRPRSSSYFRLVMVYTRSGFTAFRSYSSEGGR